The genomic window GGGCACCGGCGATGGGCTGCGTGCTTCTCCCTTCACCGAACAATCGCTGCGCGCGATGCTGCAGAATCTCGGCATCTCGACCGATGGTCGTTCAACGAACGCCAATAATGTCGCGGCCGTGATGGTGACGGCAACGCTGCCGCCCTTCGCAAGCGCGGGCTCCCGAGTTGACGTCACGGTCAGTTCGCTCGGCGACGCCACCTCCCTGCGCGGCGGAACGCTGGTGATGACCTCGCTTTCCGGTGCCGATGGCCAGATCTACGCTGTGGCCCAGGGCAGCGTGGTCGTCTCCGGATTCCAGGCCGAAGGCCAGGCGCAGCAATTGACCCAGGGTGTGACGACTGCCGGTCGCGTGCCGAATGGCGCGATCATCGAGCGTGAAGTAGGCGCCCAGTTCGAGGCGGCCGATCACCTCGTGTTCCAGCTGCGCAATCCCGATTTCGGCACAGCCGTCGCTGTGGCCGATGTCGTCAATGCCTATACGAGCCAGCGCTATGGCGTCGCGACTGCCGATGCGCGCGACAGCACCGAAATCACCGTTCGCAAGCCGGCCAATGCAGGTGCGCTGACCCGCTTTCTTGCAGAGATCGAAGGCCTGACCGTCGTGCCTGACGCGCCGGCGCGCGTCGTGGTCAACGAGAAGACCGGGACGATCGTGATCGGGCACGATGTGCGCATTTCGCCGGTGGCCGTCAGCTACGGGACACTGACCGTGCGCGTCAACGAAACGCCGACGATCGTCCAGCCGCTGCCATTTTCCGACGGCGTGACGGCGGAAGAGCCGAACACTGACATCTATGCCGACGTCGAAGGCGGGCAGGTTGCCATCCTTGACGGACCGAACCTGCAGGCGCTCGTTTCCGGCCTCAACGGCATCGGCGTCAAGCCCGACGGCATCATTTCCATTCTCCAAGGCATCAAATCAGCCGGAGCACTTCAGGCGGAGCTTGTATTGCAATGAGCATGAAACGCATGGCATTCGCCTGTCTCGGCTTCAACGCCTGCGCCGTCGGCGCTTTCTTGATCGCGCTGCCGCTTTCGATGAGCGGCGCCAACGCGCAAGGCAATATCGACCCTGCAATCAGCGCGGATATCGAGGCCTATTGCACCAACATTGCGGATGCTGCCCGTGATCGTCGCTACCTGCTGCAGAAGCAGGAGCTCGACACGCTGCAGGCGGGTATCGACGAGCGCATCGGGGTGCTCGAGGAGCGCCGTGCCGAGTATGAAGACTGGCTGAAGCGTCGAAACGACTTCCTGCAGCAGGCAGAGCAGGGGCTTATCGACATCTACAAGGGCATGCGGCCTGATGCGGCTGCGGAGCGCCTCGAGAACGTCAATGCCGAGATTGCTGCGGCAATCATCATGAAGCTCAGCCCGCGCATCGCCAGCCAGATCCTCAACGAGATGGACAGCCAGGTCGCTGCCGCACTCACCTCCGTGATCGCAAGTGCTGCGGATGAAACAACGTCGAGAAACCCATCATGATGCGCCGACTGACCCTCATCGCGACGCTCGCGCTTCTCGCTGGCTGCAACTCGCAGACCTTCAACGAGATCGGTCGGGCGCCGGCCATGAGCCCGGTGGGGGCCGGCCTGAACTATGGGCAGACACCACAGATGGCGCTTTATCCAAAGCAGCCCTATACGACCAATCGAAGCTTCTCCATCTGGCAGGACAGCCAGAGCACGCTGTTCAAGGATGCACGCGCGATCAATATCGGCGACATCCTCACTGTCGACATCGCCATCAACGACCGTGCCGCATTCGATAACGAGACCGAGCGCAGCCGCACCAACCGAAGCGGCATCGGGTTCGGGGGCAGCTATAATTTGTTTGGCGGCACCGGATCGGGTGAGGCCGACGTCGATTTCGGCTCGAACACTGCCACCAATGGATCTGGTTCCACGGCGCGTTCCGAGCAACTGCGCCTCAGCGTTGCGGCCGTGGTGACGGGCATTCTCGAAAACGGAAACCTCGTCATCAGCGGCTCGCAAGAGGTGCGCGTCAATCAGGAGCTTCGCATCCTGAATATTGCGGGGATAGCGCGTCCGCGCGATGTCGACGCGTTCAACCGAATCTCATATGAAAAGATCGCCGAAGCACGCATCTCCTATGGTGGTCGTGGCCGGCTGACCGAGGTTCAGCAGCCTCCGGTCGGTCAGCAGTTCGTCGATATCTATTCGCCGATCTGACGACGGCGGGAACGGGCGGCGGGGGTGACATGACGACACCTGAAGATACGGGCAGTGCGCCTAAGAAACCTTCGGCAATCATTACGATCGCTGTGGTTCTGGCTTTGTCTGCCGTTGCAGCCGGCGGAGGCTGGTTCGTCGGCGGCATGCTCGCACCGCAGGTGGAGGCTGCCGTGCAACCTGCCGAGGCTGAAGCCCATGGCGGCGAGGCAGAGGGCGAAGCACACGCGGTACCGAAAGTGGTGGCGCTCGATGCCATCACCACAAATCTTGCCTATCCGTCCGAGAATTGGATCCGCCTCGAAGTCTCACTGGTGTTCGCCGAAATGGCGGACGAAGCGATGGCGCAGACGATCCATCAGGATATCATCGCCTATCTGCGCACGGTTTCGCTGCAGCAGATCGAAGGCGCTCGCGGTTTCCAGCATCTCAAAGAAGACCTGACCGAACGGGCAGCGTTGCGCTCGCAAGGTAAGGTCGCCAGCCTCATGTTCAGGACCTTCGTGATCGAATGAACCGATTGCTCATAGCTGGCTTCGCCATGATGGCGTTGATGGCCAGCGCCCAGGCCCAGGGGATCGATCCCGGTCTGTTCGAGACGCCCGTCGACGGGTCCGTCGCGAGCTGGATCATTCGTACCTTCGGACTTATCACCGTCCTGTCGGTCGCGCCTGGCATCCTGATCATGGTGACCAGCTTTCCGCGATTGATCATCGCCTTTGCGATCCTGCGCGCGGGCATGGGACTGCAGACGACGCCGGCGAACCTCATCCTCGTGTCACTCG from Georhizobium profundi includes these protein-coding regions:
- a CDS encoding flagellar basal body-associated FliL family protein codes for the protein MTTPEDTGSAPKKPSAIITIAVVLALSAVAAGGGWFVGGMLAPQVEAAVQPAEAEAHGGEAEGEAHAVPKVVALDAITTNLAYPSENWIRLEVSLVFAEMADEAMAQTIHQDIIAYLRTVSLQQIEGARGFQHLKEDLTERAALRSQGKVASLMFRTFVIE
- a CDS encoding flagellar basal body P-ring protein FlgI; protein product: MLAASLVMLSGGLIGSADANSRIKDIAQVQSARDNQLIGYGLVVGLQGTGDGLRASPFTEQSLRAMLQNLGISTDGRSTNANNVAAVMVTATLPPFASAGSRVDVTVSSLGDATSLRGGTLVMTSLSGADGQIYAVAQGSVVVSGFQAEGQAQQLTQGVTTAGRVPNGAIIEREVGAQFEAADHLVFQLRNPDFGTAVAVADVVNAYTSQRYGVATADARDSTEITVRKPANAGALTRFLAEIEGLTVVPDAPARVVVNEKTGTIVIGHDVRISPVAVSYGTLTVRVNETPTIVQPLPFSDGVTAEEPNTDIYADVEGGQVAILDGPNLQALVSGLNGIGVKPDGIISILQGIKSAGALQAELVLQ
- the flgH gene encoding flagellar basal body L-ring protein FlgH, which translates into the protein MMRRLTLIATLALLAGCNSQTFNEIGRAPAMSPVGAGLNYGQTPQMALYPKQPYTTNRSFSIWQDSQSTLFKDARAINIGDILTVDIAINDRAAFDNETERSRTNRSGIGFGGSYNLFGGTGSGEADVDFGSNTATNGSGSTARSEQLRLSVAAVVTGILENGNLVISGSQEVRVNQELRILNIAGIARPRDVDAFNRISYEKIAEARISYGGRGRLTEVQQPPVGQQFVDIYSPI
- a CDS encoding MotE family protein; this encodes MAFACLGFNACAVGAFLIALPLSMSGANAQGNIDPAISADIEAYCTNIADAARDRRYLLQKQELDTLQAGIDERIGVLEERRAEYEDWLKRRNDFLQQAEQGLIDIYKGMRPDAAAERLENVNAEIAAAIIMKLSPRIASQILNEMDSQVAAALTSVIASAADETTSRNPS